AGGGCTGCACCGTCACCTTGGTGGTCGTCGGCCCCCGCTCCAGCTTGTACAGCGGCTGCAGGTTGCTCAGGCTGCCGGCCGGCGAGTGCCAGGCGCGCAGCGGCTCTCCCCGGTACGCGAGCGTCAGCGGCTGCCCGGCGCTGCCGGTGGACACCTGCGTGCAGACTCCGCCGTCCAGCCGGTCTCCATCGCAGAAGGCCAGGTCCAACGCGAGCCCGTAGGGCGTGCCGCCATCGGACAGGTTGTCCACCTCCCACTGCAGCTCCCAGGTGCGTTCGGCCGAGCCGCCGGGCAGTTGGAAGGAGAAGGTGTCCACGTCGGTGTTCACGGCCTCGTAATCCCCGGGGCCGCGCACGCCCTGCCCCTTCACGGGGTCGTTCCCGACGAGCCGTCCCTGGCCGTAGGAGATGGAGCCGTGCACCTCGAAGGCCGCACCGGTGGGCGGCGCGGGGAAGGTCGCGGCGGCATCATCGCTGGCCATCTGCACCTGCGGCCGGGGCGAGTCCATGCCCTCCGAGGGGTGACTGGCCTCGTCCGGGTCGTCCAACCACTCCACCTCCAGGCGGTAGTCCTTGTCGTCCGCCCAGTTGGTGCCCTCGTCCTGGACGAGGAAGTAGTAGCGCGAGGTGGTGGTGTGCGAAGGCACCGGCAGCGCGCCCCCGAAGTTGCGCAGGTTGGGGAGGTACTCGGACTCCTCGCGCGAGGAGCGCAGGCACAGCGGCGTGGCGTTGTTGCACCAGCCGTCCACCAGCGCCCTCACCGTCGAGTCCGTCCCGTAGCCATTGCCCTTGGGGCACACGTTGGCCTTGGTGACGCAGTCGGAGGCGGAGGAGCCCGTCACCTCGGTGAGGACGTACACCAGCCGGTCCGCGAGGCCGGGCAGCGGCGGGAAGCGGCCCCCCGAGGACAGGGGAACCAGCCGGTAGCGCAGCACGGTGGGCGCGGTGTTCGTCGCCACATCCACCGCGAACCAGTCCTTGTCTCCCATCGAGCCCAGGCGCCCGGTGAAGGATGTCCTGCCCGCCGAGGGGGTGCTCGTCGTGGCGGAAAGGGCGGCCACCTTCGCCCGGCTCTGGGTGTCGTTGCCGGTGGAGAGGTCGTTCGGGTCCGCCTCGTCCAGCACCTTCACCTCCAGCGTGTACTTCAGGCGCAGGTCTCCGGGCGGAGTCTGAGTGGAAGTGCCGCTGTTCCAGGCCTGCACCTGCACCTGCCACCTTCCCGCGGCCCCTCCCCGGCGCGCGGCGGCCAGGTCCGCGGCCAGCACGTTGGTGCGCACGCGCTCCTCGAACTCGGCGTTACCGTCCGGACGCAGCAACCTGTACGAGAGGATGTAGGCGGGGGGAGGCTCGGGCGGAGGGATGTTCGGCGCCGTCAGCCGCACGTAGACGATCTTCCCGGCCGGCACGTCGAAGGCGAAGCGGTCCACGTCCCCCGCGGTGGCCAGGTACCCGGAGCCGCTGCCCGCGAGGACGCCGCCCTGGTTCGTCAGTGCCACCGGCGTGGCCTTGTCCGCCGTGTCGTTGGGCTCGTTGGCGTCCGGGTTGTCCAGCACCTCCACCGTGAGGGTGTACGGGTTGCGCGCGTCGAAGCCGGGACGGCTCGGGTTGGCGGCCTCGTCGGAGAGCAGCAGCAGCAGCTTCGCGCCCGGCTGGGCGAAGGGGACGACGAACTCGATGGGCCTGGGCTGGCCCTGACCGTGCGAATCCACCAGGCGCGGTGCCAGAGCACCGCCGTCCTCCTTGAGGAGGCTGACGGCCAGGTTCACCGCGGTGATGGGCGTGGTGTAGACGGCGGTGACACGCACCAGCGAGCGCGGCCCCACGTCCGCGGGCATCTGCACGCTGTACCAGTCGCTGTCCCCCCCGAAGGAGATGTAGCGCTCCAGCGGCTGGCCGAGCGTGAGCTGGCACTCCGCCGAGGTGAGCGCCTCCTCACGGGTGTTGCAGAGGTCGGGCACCTCCTGCTCGCCCGCGTCCGACGAGTCGTCCGGATTCTGCGAGGGACAGGCGGTGAGCACGAGGAACACGAGCGGCAGCAGTCGCAGTCGGGCGGAGGGGGACATGGCAACCATGTGAGGCCCCGCCGGAGCGGGGGTGGGGGTTTCCGGGCGCCCTGCTCAGGGCGTGGTGGGAACGGGACGGCCGGGGCAGCCGTCGACGAAGTCCTCGGGGGTGACGCGGATGACGCCGTCCACGGGGGACTTGATGCCGCCCAGCGGGTAGCGCGCCCCCTGGAAGCGGAAGTGGCGCACCATCGTGCGCGCGGTGGGGTCGTCCGCGGGAATCATGGCGGCGGACAGGTAGAGGTCGTTGTAGCCCGCGCCGCGCAGCACCGTGCCCGCGTCGTCCGTGTCGCCCTGGGTGGGGGCCAGCAGCACGTTGTCCACGCGGAAGTCGTAGCACTGGCGACCCAGGTCATCCGGAGGCCCCGCCGCCTTCAGCGTGTAGCGGTAGCCGTCCGTGGACAGGTTCGCGGTGTCCACGTCCACCGGGCTCGTGTGCATGCGCAGCTCGGAGCGGCTCACCACGCCGTCGTTGTCCGGGTCCTGCTCCAGGTCGTTGCTCGCGCCCTGCGTACCCCCGAGCCACTCCACCCCGTCCGGGATGCCGTCCCTGTCACTGTCCACGCGCTCGGAGTTGGTGCCGATGAACTGCTCGTCGCAATCCAGCAGCCCATCGCAGTCCGAGTCCACGCCGCGCAGCGAGGGCGGACAGCCCGGGTCCAACCCGCCACCGTCCGGCCGGGCGTAGCCCAGCGGGTTGAAGTCCACGCCCAGCTCCCGGAAGCGCACCTCCACCCCGTCGCTGAAGCCATCCCCGTCGGTGTCCGCCTTCGCGGGGTCGGTGCGCACCTGGGCCTCGCGCTCGTCGGTGAGCCCGTCGCCGTCCGTGTCCGCCGTGTCCAGGGGGCTGCCCGAGGGCGCGGAGAAGTTGGAGGCCACCAGCTCCTTGAGGAGGAAGGAGCGCCGCACCTGGCCGAAGCGGAAGTCCAGGAAGTTGATGGGCTCGTCGTTGCGGAAGTCGCGGAAGTTGCCGCCGCCCAGCGCCGCCATCGTCGACAGCCGCTCCGCGTTCTGGTTGATGAGGAGCATGGGGCAGCCGCCGTCACCCGCGGTGCCATCGGGCAGCAGCTCGCACACCGTGCTGACCGGCTGGAGGGGCTGGAACACGTGCACCGTGTTGACGCGCACGTCCTCCACCAGGTCCTTGAGCTGGCGGATGCGCACCACGGCATCTCCTCGCAGCAGGTCCCTGTCCTGGTCCGTCGTGGGCCTGCCGTCGGAGAGGAAGATGACGGAGTAGCGCGCCTGGGCCAGCGCCTCCGCACCACCGGGCTCCAGCCGGCTGCGGGAGATGTCCCGGTTGATGAGCGAGTAGATGTCCGCCAGCGGCTTCACGAAGTCGGTGGCGTCGCGGTTGGGAGAGGTGTCCGGGTTGCGGTAGGTGAGCAGCCGCTGGACGAGGTTGAGGCGCTTGTTGTTGTCCAGCTCGGACACGCGCACGAAGCCGTCCTCCACGGTGGGCGGCGCGCCCGACTGGGTGAGGTAGGCCGTGGTGCTGCCGGCGAACACCATCACCGCCAGGTACACCTCGTCATCGGTGGGCAGGCTGTCGATGAGCTGCACCAGCGCGGTGGCCCGGGTGCCGTCCGGGTCGCTCACGTTCATGGACTGACTGGCGTCCAGGGCGGCGATGATCTTGATGGGCCGCACCACCTGGTTGGAGCCCACCGTGCACACCTGCCCCTCGAGGGCGACGGCACGGTCCACCGGCACCTCCTGGTCCCTCCGTCCGTCATAGAGGTAGGCGTCCGTGCAGGCCACCACCGCCACCACGCAGGCCAGCCCCAGCGACACCGCGACCGCAGCCCGGCTCATGGACGGGCCCCCACGCAGCGGTTGCGGTACTCGGTGTCCTCGTTGAGCTGGTCCGGTCTCACGAAGTTGCCGTCCTCCAGCGTCAGCTCGGGACCGAGCGGCGCGCGCACGCTCGGCGGCGCGTACTGGGCCCAGGCACAGGCGGTGCGCCAGACGCCGTAGTCGGTGGCCACGCCGCTCTCGGGAGCCTCGGCGAACCACACCTTGAAGAGGTTGAAGCCCTGCTGCACGCCCGCGCGCGAGGGCGGCGTGACGAGCTGCAGGTTGGAGACGGTGAAGTCGTAGCAGACGCGGCCGTTGGCCAGCACCTCGGCCTGCACCTCGTACTGGTAGCCCTGGCGCTCGTAGAAGGCCCGGTCCCGCCGCGTGGGGTTGCTCTCCGAGCGCAGCTCCAGCTCGTCCGGAATCCCATCCCCGTCCGTGTCGATGCCGGACGCATTGGGGGTGAGCGGATCCAACCCGTAGCGGGACTCCAGCAGGTCCGGCACGCCGTCACCGTCGCTGTCCACGATGCCCGAGTGCGTCTTCAGGTACGCCTCGGCGAACTGTGACAGGCCGTCTCCGTCCGTGTCCGCGCACCGGCAGCTGGGTGTCAGCGGAGACTGCGGATCGCACCCGCGCGTGTCCTTGGTATTGGCCGCCTTGAAGCCCTGGTCCGAGCGCAGCACCTCGAAGCCGTCGCTGAAGCAGTCCCCGTCACTGTCCTCCGTGAAGGTGTTGGTGCCCAGGGAGAAGCCGTTGTCCTGGGTGTCCGCCACTCCGTCGCCGTCGCTGTCCGTCTCGCGCGACTCCATGCCCGGTACCGCGGAGAGCGACTGCACCATCAGCGTCTTCATCACGTTGCGCGAGGCGAAGGACGAGTAGTCCAGCGCGCCCAGGCCCAGCTCGGAGATCTCCGTCCTGTTGTTGAACTCCTGGTACACGCCACCGCCCATCTCCGCGAAGCGCTTGAGCAGCCAGGAGGAGATCTTCTTGGCCTCCTGCGGGTAGCGGGCCGGGTCCACGCCCGGGTAGACGCCGTAGAGGTCCTGGCAGATGGGGCCGCACAGACGCACGGACTCCTCGTTGAAGAGGAGCACCGTGTGCATGCGGATGTCGCCGACGTTGTGCTGCTCCTTGAGCTCCATGAGCTGCCGCACGTAGCTGAAGAGCTGGAAGTTCTGGTTGCGGTCCGTGCCCGCGATGTAGCCAGTGATGGCGTCCGGATCCTCCGGGTCCATCAGGTTGCAGAACTCACGCGCGCTGGCCGAGTCCTCCCACGTCAGGTCCGGCTGGTCCGGCGAGGCGTACTGGCCGAGGGAGTCGTTGGCCGAGCAGCGCGGGTACGGCGTGCCGTCGGTGAGGAAGACGACGACGTAGCGGGTGCGCGGCAGCTCCGCCGGGCGCGTCTTGGCCACGTCGGTGATGTCGCCGGAGATGACCTTGTAGGCCTCGGCGAGCGCGCCCTGGTAGTCCGTGCCCTTGCCCAGCTGGCTCTGCAGCTGGCCGATGTACGAGTCGATGCCGGAGGCCGCGGTGGGCCGGGCGAAGCGGTTGCCCGTGCTACCGGGCCAGGGGTTGCGGATGTTCGTCTCGAAGGGGACGACGGAGACCTGCACGTTGGGCTGCGCGCGGAACTGATTCACCAGCCGGCGCAGCGCCCGCACCCGCGCGGGCTCGTCGGTCCCCTGCCCGAGGGCGAGGATCTCCGGGCGCTGGCAAAAGCCGGTGCCCTCCTGCGAGCCCGGCGGGTCCGACACGCACATGCTGCCGGACTGGTCGATGACGATGACCACCTTCACCGGGAAGCCGCTCGGGTCGGGCGTGCTGGAGCACACCCGGCCCTTGAGGGTGAGCCGGTCATCGATGTTGGACTGCTCCTGCGCGAGCGACTCGACGAGCGTATCGGTGCAGCCCGACAGGGCCAGGAGGCCCGCCACGAGCAGCGTCTGGAGTTTCAGGCGGCGCATTCGGTGCGGACCTCCTCGGGACGACGGGTTTTCAGGAGCGCCGACGGCGGCGCAGCAGGGCGGCCAGGGCAGCGCCCAGGGCGAGCCCTCCACCGGTGGCGGGGAAGGCGGAGCAGTTCCACCCGCTGAGGCTCTCGTTGGCCACCTGGAGGGCCAGCTCGGAGGTGGACTCGCGCCGGCCGGGGTAGGCGCGGTCGTCGAAGGCCAGCTTCGCGCGGAGCTGAAGGACGTAGTCGCCATCCTGGTCCGCGGTGAAGGTGGGCTTGTTGCCGTCGACATAGGCGTACTCCCAGTGGCGGCTCATGGTCACCGCGCCCTGGGGATTCTCCACCACGGACGAGGAGCCCTCGGGACGCTTCGTGACGGTCCAATTGTACTCGATGGCCACGCCGTTGCGGTTGGCGAACAGGGGCAGGCGCACCTTCTCGCCCTTCTTCAGCGCCAGCGTGCCGCCGCCGTGCACGGTGAAGGGAGACTTCGGATCCAGGCAGTTCTCGGGGTGCTGCGGGTCGATGACGACGCAGTAGCGCGCGTCGCACACGTCTCCCACGTGGTCCCCGTCGTCATCCGCCTGGTCGGTGTTGGCGTTGTCGGCGCAGTTGTCCTTGTCGTTGAGGATGCCGTCCTCATCCTTGTCGGGATCGCACGGGTCTCCCGCGCCATCCTGGTCCGTGTCGTGCTGGTTGGTGCTGGCCAGGGCGGGGCAGTTGTCGAAGCTGTCCAGGACGTTGTCCCCGTCGCGGTCCACGTTGCACAGGCTGCGGTCGTCCGGCAGCTTCTGGTCCGTGTTCTGCACGCGCGGGCAGTTGTCGTTGCCATCCAGGATGGAGTCGTCGTCGTCGTCCGTGTCGCACACGTCGCCCGGCGCGTCCCCGTCCAGGTTCTCCTGCTTGGGGTTGGGCACGAGCGGGCAGTTGTCGCTGGCGCCGGCCACCCCGTCGTTGTCCGGGTCCGGATCGCAGTCGTCGCCGATGCCGTCGCCGTCCGCGTCCTTCTGCTGGAGGTTGGCCAGCGCGGAGCAGTTGTCGCAGACGTTGCCCACCCCGTCGCTGTCGTCGTCCTCCTGGCCGCGGTTGGAGGAGAAGGGGCAGTTATCGTTGCCGTCCGACTTGCCGTCGCCGTCGCCGTCATCCGTGTAGGACAGCGTCTTGCCGTCGTCGGTGTAGGCCACCCAGACGGAGCAGCCGCAGCCACAGCCGCAGCCGCCACCCTCCTCCTTGGGACGGCCGCACTGTGTGCCCAGGCACTCCGGGTTGTCCGCGCCATTGGTCTGGGCCGGCGCTGGGGTCGGCATCAGGAAGAGCACTCCCATGGCGAGCACGGGGACGATACGAGCGAGTTTCATGGTGACTCCTTTCAGCGCCGAGCCATTAGCAAGAGTCGATCCGTCCGCCGGGCCTGGGGAAGGGCTGGAATTTCGCGGGGTTGCGCGCGGCGAAAAGCATGGAGGACAACGGGTGGGGGGCGGCCCCCCCAAGGGGCCTGGGGGGAGGACCCTACACCTGGGGGCTCAAGTCCCCAGGATGAAATCGTCGGGCGTGAAGGTGAGGGTGCCGGAGGGAGTGCGGCCCTCTTCCTCGGAGTAGCGCAGGGAGCGGATGTAGAGCGCGCCGATGCCAGAGCCGCGAGGGTCGTTGTCCCGGCCCACCTGCATATAGAGGTAGATGTCGTTGGTGCCGGAGGGGATGCGGCGGCCGGGGAAGATGGGGTTGGGCCGCTCGAGAGTGGGAACGAGGGTGACGTTCTCCGCGCGCACCGCGTAGCAGGCGCGGCCGTCCGCGGTGGGCTCCGCCTCGGCGAGGGAGTAGCCGTAGCCGCGCTCGGTCTGGAAGGCGATGTCGGCGCTGAGGGGGTCGCCATGGGCCTCCACCTCGGTGATGTTGGGGATGCCGTCGCGATCGCTGTCCAGCAGGTCCTCGGCGAGCAGGGGGTTGGTGTTGGCGAGGGCCTCGACGAGGTCCGGCAGGCCGTCGCCATCCGTGTCTCCCACGCAGGGGTCGGTGCCCAGCACGCGCTCCTCGCAGGTGTTGAGCCGGTCGCCGTCCTCGTCCAGCGCCGCGTTGCAGCCGGGGATGGGGTCCACGTGGCCCGGCGTGGGGTCCAACCCCATGCGCAGCTCGATGCCGTCCATGACCCCGTCCTGGTCGCTGTCGGGGATGGTCGGGTCCAGGCCGCGCGCCAGCTCGTCCGAGTCCGCCACCCCGTCGCCATCGCTGTCGGGCAGGAACTGGCCGGCGCGCACCACCACGTTGCGGTTGAAGGCCAGGAAGCGCTTCATCTTCAGGTTGCTCTGCAGCGACGCGTAGTCGAGGCCGCCGAGCGCGGTGGGCAGGCTGACGAAGTCCGTCGTCACCGCCTCGGTGCCTCCGGCGTTGGCGATGGCGGCCACCTGGGCGGCGGTATGGGCCTCGGCCGTGTTGCGCACGTAGACGGGCTGCACCGTCACCTCGCCGGCGCCGAACTGCTGGACGAGCGCCTTGAGCTCCCCGGTGACGGCCGCCAGCTCGCACTGGCTGCAGGCCGAGGAGTCCGGCAGGTTGCTGCAGCGCGAGTCGATGCCGGCGTTGAAGACGGGGCTCTCACAGCTGAGGTCCTCGCTCGTCACCACCAGGACGACGAGGTAGCGGGTGCGGGCCACGTCGCCGGGGCAGCTCGTCTGCATGTCTCCGGAGAGGATGCTCTTGGCCAGCTTCAGCGCCGAGCGCATGCTGGTGGGCCCCGACTCCTGGTAGGTGGCGTAGCGCGGGACGGAGGCCTGCAGGGCGGTGGCGTCGTCGAAGCGGCCCAGCAGGCCCGTGGCCACGGTGTGGAAGGCCACCAGGCTGAACTTGATGTAGGGCACGGAGAAGCGGCTGGCGAGCGTGCCGAGGGCCTCGGAGACGGAGCCCTTCATGTCCTCGGGGAGCCCCGCCCCGCCCTGCACGGCGAAGAGGACCTTGACGGGGAAGGCCTCGCCGCCGGCCAGCGGCACGCAGACGTTTCCGGTGAAGTCGGCCCGGTCCTTGCCGCTGGGGCCCCGCCCGTCGAGCGCATAGAGGCCGGCGTCGGAGCACGACAGCAACAGCACGGGAACCAGGAGCCAGGCGATCCGCGGGAGGGCGCTCATTCGGAGGGATTGTAGAACCCAGCCCCGGCGGGGAGCGCAAGTCCCTGGAGAATGGTGGGCCAATGTCTCGCGGATGCCCACAAGAGCCTCGGGTGAGGATATGGTGGGGGGAAGCACCCGTTTCCCGGCGGCCCTCCGCATGTACCTGCGCAGCCTCACGCTCCAGAACCTCAAGCTCCTGCGGGATGTCGCCATCTCCTTCACCCGTGACGATGGGGAGGTCCGCCCCTGGACCGTCCTCGTGGGGGAGAATGGGCTGTGCAAGACGACCATCCTCCAGGCCATCGCGCTCGCGGCGAGCGGCTCGTCGCTGGGCAGCGAGCTGGCGGATGTCACCTCGTTGCCGGACCGGCGCCTGCCCTCCACCGAGCTGATGCTCATCGGCGCCGAGTTCACCTTCGGCCAGGAGGGCCACAAGGCCCGGAGCTACCCCGGCCTGGAGACGAAGCACTCGCTGGCGCCCTTCGTGAGGAGCTCCATCGCGGCCAAGAACACCTGGCGTGAGCTGGTGGGCAGCTCGAGGTACGTAGGCGTCGAGCACACGCTCGTCTTCGATCCCATCCGCGAGGCGCGCCGCACGCAGCTGCCGGACTGGTTCGTCGCGGGTTATGGCACGGCACGCGCCCTGCCCCACCCCAAGTCCATCATCCAGGGGGAAGGGCTGTCGGACCCCATCAAGCAGCGCCTGGAGAACCTCTTCGGCCAGGGAAACCTGATCGCCACGGGCTTCGCCGACGTCTTCGAGCCGGCCCAGGCGAAGGCGTTCAGCCGGGTGCTGAGGCAGGTGCTCATCCAGGGCAAGCTGGTGCCGGGCGTCATCGACCTGGAGCTCCAGAGTCACGGAATCGTCCGCACCCGGAAGGACCTGGTGGACGCGCACTGCTTCGAGTTCCACCTGGGTGGCCACAAGGTGAAGATTCCGGCCACGTGGCTGTCGCAGGGGTACCAGGGGGCGATCGCGTGGCTGGCGGACCTCATCGGCCACATCCTCCTCGAGGCGGGCCGGCCGGTGGCGCCGGAGAAGATGGAGGGGCTGGTCCTCATCGACGAGTTGGATCTGCACCTGCATCCACGCTGGCAGGCCGCGCTCATTCCGGCGCTGAAGACCGTCTTCCCCCGGCTCCAGTTCGTCGCCACGACCCACTCGGCCATGACGCTGCCCGGGCTGGAGCAGGACGAGGTGCTCGTGCTCCGCCAGGACGAGGACGGCAACGTCTACGTCGCCCCGGCCCCCACGTCGCCCTCGTGGCTGACGGGCAGTGAGATCTTCGACGCGTTCTTCGACAGGAAGGGCACACCGCCCAAGGGCGCCGCGCCCCGCCGCAAGCCGCCCGCGCCGGAGAAGAAGCTGGCCCGGAAGACGGCGGCCAAGACGAAGCGGAAGTGAGGCAGGGCGACCTCCTCACTTCATAGGGGGGAACCATGCAACGAACAGGGCCCGGAGCTCGTCACGGGGCGAGCCGTCCGATGTTGGTGGTCGTGGGACTGGCACTTCTGGCTTCAGGGTGCGTGTCGACGAGTGCATCCCAGTACTCGGGCGGGTTCGCGCTCACACAGGTCGAGTGCAACCAGACGGACACCACGGTGAGCTGTTGTCTCAAGCAACACCCCGGGGAGTATGAGAGGTGCGGGGCGGTTGCTCCGAGCACTCCGCCCGCGCAGCCCAACTACCTCCCTCCGGGAGAGCCCCCATCGGAGTCCGCTCCGATTCCCGAGCTTCCGACCCAAGAGGAACGAGAGCGATGGGACAAGGAAATCTGCCGGCCCCATTACGCGAAGTGCATCCGCGCCGGAGGTGACAGCATCTACGGCCGAAAGAGGGGCGAGACCCAGTGTCAAGCCTGCTACGACGCCTGCAGACGGCACGGGTTCTGGCCTTGGAAAGCCAATGAGAAGCCTTGTCCGGGAGCGTGAGCATGGAGCACGCACGACAAGAGCGCGCCCCGACATTCGGCCAAGAGGTGGATGGTCTCTTCCTGAGGCTGATCGAGGCTCAGGCATCCTATGCGGAGTACAAACGCGAGCTGCTGAAGCTGGAGAAGCGTTGGCTTCAGAAGGTAAGGACCCCGGCTCAGCGCCTGCTGATACAGCGCAATATCACGAAAACCATTCTCACCGAGGCGTTCGCCTTCAACATGGGGTGGAAGGAGTTCGGCCCTTTGTTGCGACGACTCCAACGGCTTGGCTTTCGTGATCTCGGAATGCGTGTTCACGTCACCTGTCTCTACGTCCAATCGTTGGATCTGTTCCCAGAACGAGCCCGCGAAGCATGGGACATGCTGGACGACACGGAGCGGAAAGCGCTCCGCCTGCGCCGGGAGCATCCCCTTCGGCGGGAATATCTGGAGTCCATCAACCACGCGAAGAAGGTGGCACGGGTTCCACGGCCACCTTCCCGCTGAGACGACCCCCCCCCCTGCCTCTACAGCGTGAGGAGCCAGGCCAGCAGGTCGTCCTGCTCCTCGGGCGTGAGCGCCTTCATGTTCCCGTGCGCGGGGCCGGACATCTCCGCCACCGCGCGCAGCGCGAATCGCGTGCCCACCGCCAACCGGTTGCCGTCACGCACCTCGAAGCCCGCCGCCCCACTGCCCAGCATCGGCCAGATGTCCCATGCCCCTACCAGTGACGGCGGCGCGAATCCCGGCACCAGGTCCTGCTGCTCCAACCTCAATGGCAACGCGTTCGGCGTTCCCACCTCCTGGAAGCGCCCGCGCGTCCTCGGGTCCTGGTCCGTGGTGAAGAGCGGCGCGGGGTGGCACCCGGTGCAACCGCCCTTCCCCTCGAAGATCTCCCGGCCCGCCGCCGGCCTCCCGTGCCGCCCATCCGGCAACTCCACTGTCTCCCGTGGCGCGCCGTGCTCGTCCCGGAAGGGATTGGGCGGCGTGGGCATCAGGGACACGTAGAGGGTGAGCGCCTCCACCTCCGCGTCCGTGAGGTTCGGGTTGTGGAAGCGGTTGCGCCCGCCCACCGTGCGCATCGTCTCCGCCAGACTGAACGTGCTCGCCGGGGTGAAGTACGGCGGCGTGTCGCGGCTCCCGAGCGCCGTGGGCGAGCGGTAGATGCGCATCGGCCGCGTCTTCTCGAAGAAGACGCCTCCCGTATGGCCCTCGAGGTGGCACGCGTCGCAGCTCATCGCCGTGCGTCCCAGGTCCGCGTAGTAGAGCACCTGCCCCAACCGCCGCTTCGCCTGCGTGCGCATCTCCGTCACCGGCCACTGCCGCACCACCCGCGCGCGGCCGGCCCGGGCCTCGGACACGTCCACCACCGCCACCGTCCCCGTGTGCCGGTTGAGCACGTAGAGGGAGCGCCCGTCCGGCGCCAGCGCGAGCGACCGCGGCCCCGCGTGCAGCTCCACCCCGGCCCGTTTCGCCGTCCCGAAGTCCGCCGCCGGCCTCACCAGCGGCGTGCCCTCCGGCAGTGGCATGGCCACCTCCTGGAGCACCTCCAGCCGGCGCGCGTCCAGCACGCGCACCACGCCCAGCCCCACGTCCGCCGCGTACAGCAGCCCCGCCTCGTCATCGAGCGCCAGGCCCTCGGTGATGCCCGCGCCGAAGCCCCGGTGCCGCACCACCTCGCCGCGCTCCGGGTCCAACTCCGCCACGCCGCCGTTGGGGCTCACCTCCATGCGCTTCGCGTTGGGCCCCACGTTGGGCCCCAGGCTCGCCAGGAAGAGGCGGCCCTGCTTCTCCGAGGCCACCAGTCCCCGCGCGGCCTTGCCTCCCATCACCTGCGCGGAGAACCCCTCCGTCCCTCCCCCGAGGATGGGCACACCCGGCAGGGGCACCAGCGTCGACACGGGCGCGCCGTCCTCCTGCCGCAGCAGCTCCACCTGCCCCGTCTGCAGCCCCCCCACCGCGAGCAGCCCCTTCCAGCGCGCCAGCTGCCGGGGATTCGGGTCCACCCGCGCCGTCCACACCGCGTGCCCGTCCTCCAACGAGAGCGCGTGCACCGAGTCCCGCACGTGCTCGGCCACGAAGGCCACGCCACGAGCCCCATCCACCACGAGCCCCAGCGCCCCGGCTGGCGCGGGCAACACGCGCGGTGCGCTCCCGGGCACACCCAGCGAGTACAGGTGCAGCGCCCCCGCCCAACGGTGGGCCACCGCGAGCCACGGGCGCCCTCCCGTATCCTTATATGTCGAGAGCGCGCTCGGCCCATCCCCGGCCGCCAGCCGCTCCACGCGTCCGCTGGCCACGTCCAGCGCGAACACCGTGTCCGTCGGCGGCGAGGCGATGAACAGCGTGCCTCCCTCCGGAGAGAGCACCATCTCCGTCAGGTCCGGGAAGGCCGCGTCATTCACCACGGTGAGGCTCGCCTCTCCCTCGGTCTCCACCTCCGGGGGCCCGGCCAGCCGCGCCGTCACCACCGCCTGCACCTGCTCCGCCGGGATGCCCAGGTCC
This is a stretch of genomic DNA from Archangium violaceum. It encodes these proteins:
- the mtsC gene encoding cell-cell cohesion MYXO-CTERM protein MtsC, producing MKLARIVPVLAMGVLFLMPTPAPAQTNGADNPECLGTQCGRPKEEGGGCGCGCGCSVWVAYTDDGKTLSYTDDGDGDGKSDGNDNCPFSSNRGQEDDDSDGVGNVCDNCSALANLQQKDADGDGIGDDCDPDPDNDGVAGASDNCPLVPNPKQENLDGDAPGDVCDTDDDDDSILDGNDNCPRVQNTDQKLPDDRSLCNVDRDGDNVLDSFDNCPALASTNQHDTDQDGAGDPCDPDKDEDGILNDKDNCADNANTDQADDDGDHVGDVCDARYCVVIDPQHPENCLDPKSPFTVHGGGTLALKKGEKVRLPLFANRNGVAIEYNWTVTKRPEGSSSVVENPQGAVTMSRHWEYAYVDGNKPTFTADQDGDYVLQLRAKLAFDDRAYPGRRESTSELALQVANESLSGWNCSAFPATGGGLALGAALAALLRRRRRS
- a CDS encoding cell-cell cohesion protein MtsF; amino-acid sequence: MSPSARLRLLPLVFLVLTACPSQNPDDSSDAGEQEVPDLCNTREEALTSAECQLTLGQPLERYISFGGDSDWYSVQMPADVGPRSLVRVTAVYTTPITAVNLAVSLLKEDGGALAPRLVDSHGQGQPRPIEFVVPFAQPGAKLLLLLSDEAANPSRPGFDARNPYTLTVEVLDNPDANEPNDTADKATPVALTNQGGVLAGSGSGYLATAGDVDRFAFDVPAGKIVYVRLTAPNIPPPEPPPAYILSYRLLRPDGNAEFEERVRTNVLAADLAAARRGGAAGRWQVQVQAWNSGTSTQTPPGDLRLKYTLEVKVLDEADPNDLSTGNDTQSRAKVAALSATTSTPSAGRTSFTGRLGSMGDKDWFAVDVATNTAPTVLRYRLVPLSSGGRFPPLPGLADRLVYVLTEVTGSSASDCVTKANVCPKGNGYGTDSTVRALVDGWCNNATPLCLRSSREESEYLPNLRNFGGALPVPSHTTTSRYYFLVQDEGTNWADDKDYRLEVEWLDDPDEASHPSEGMDSPRPQVQMASDDAAATFPAPPTGAAFEVHGSISYGQGRLVGNDPVKGQGVRGPGDYEAVNTDVDTFSFQLPGGSAERTWELQWEVDNLSDGGTPYGLALDLAFCDGDRLDGGVCTQVSTGSAGQPLTLAYRGEPLRAWHSPAGSLSNLQPLYKLERGPTTTKVTVQPYACSCLEPRFMRGNVLKVAVSGVDRMDYGQADYTLRTAHTGYPKSYTTLDGGSASCPVPDGGTFADGGAVPGCFFTRQP
- the mtsD gene encoding cell-cell cohesion protein MtsD, translated to MRRLKLQTLLVAGLLALSGCTDTLVESLAQEQSNIDDRLTLKGRVCSSTPDPSGFPVKVVIVIDQSGSMCVSDPPGSQEGTGFCQRPEILALGQGTDEPARVRALRRLVNQFRAQPNVQVSVVPFETNIRNPWPGSTGNRFARPTAASGIDSYIGQLQSQLGKGTDYQGALAEAYKVISGDITDVAKTRPAELPRTRYVVVFLTDGTPYPRCSANDSLGQYASPDQPDLTWEDSASAREFCNLMDPEDPDAITGYIAGTDRNQNFQLFSYVRQLMELKEQHNVGDIRMHTVLLFNEESVRLCGPICQDLYGVYPGVDPARYPQEAKKISSWLLKRFAEMGGGVYQEFNNRTEISELGLGALDYSSFASRNVMKTLMVQSLSAVPGMESRETDSDGDGVADTQDNGFSLGTNTFTEDSDGDCFSDGFEVLRSDQGFKAANTKDTRGCDPQSPLTPSCRCADTDGDGLSQFAEAYLKTHSGIVDSDGDGVPDLLESRYGLDPLTPNASGIDTDGDGIPDELELRSESNPTRRDRAFYERQGYQYEVQAEVLANGRVCYDFTVSNLQLVTPPSRAGVQQGFNLFKVWFAEAPESGVATDYGVWRTACAWAQYAPPSVRAPLGPELTLEDGNFVRPDQLNEDTEYRNRCVGARP
- a CDS encoding VWA domain-containing protein produces the protein MSRAAVAVSLGLACVVAVVACTDAYLYDGRRDQEVPVDRAVALEGQVCTVGSNQVVRPIKIIAALDASQSMNVSDPDGTRATALVQLIDSLPTDDEVYLAVMVFAGSTTAYLTQSGAPPTVEDGFVRVSELDNNKRLNLVQRLLTYRNPDTSPNRDATDFVKPLADIYSLINRDISRSRLEPGGAEALAQARYSVIFLSDGRPTTDQDRDLLRGDAVVRIRQLKDLVEDVRVNTVHVFQPLQPVSTVCELLPDGTAGDGGCPMLLINQNAERLSTMAALGGGNFRDFRNDEPINFLDFRFGQVRRSFLLKELVASNFSAPSGSPLDTADTDGDGLTDEREAQVRTDPAKADTDGDGFSDGVEVRFRELGVDFNPLGYARPDGGGLDPGCPPSLRGVDSDCDGLLDCDEQFIGTNSERVDSDRDGIPDGVEWLGGTQGASNDLEQDPDNDGVVSRSELRMHTSPVDVDTANLSTDGYRYTLKAAGPPDDLGRQCYDFRVDNVLLAPTQGDTDDAGTVLRGAGYNDLYLSAAMIPADDPTARTMVRHFRFQGARYPLGGIKSPVDGVIRVTPEDFVDGCPGRPVPTTP